From a single Solirubrobacterales bacterium genomic region:
- a CDS encoding M20/M25/M40 family metallo-hydrolase, which translates to MDTSNPPGRETAAARLLQEWLAARGIESELVGPDPERLNLIARIEGRGEGPSVMLMAHTDVVPAPTESWTVPPFEGVERDGRVVGRGAVDMKNELAARAVAFAAFAAENPSPPGDVVLAAESDEERNTADVGMSWLVRERPDLACDYALNEGGGYVLDLAEGGRVIPISIGEKRVTALRLRVFGRSAHASVPDRKVNAMRSAATVIERLLDYQPPVVVSDAVSRFLRAIGAPDGEGNAALEWAAARHPVLAGLVPAMTRMSVTPTGLATFEPANVVPPVVEITCDCRALPTQDESDVRAHVSAALGQGIEYELEFLEPMEGGFESPIDTPLFSICERFVQKKLPGATLMPVITPGFTDSHWVRQAHGTVAYGFAPVFATPAAEYLASMHGADESLAVDDLETMAEFHLFALRGLAAAASGE; encoded by the coding sequence GTGGATACCTCCAACCCGCCGGGCAGGGAGACCGCCGCTGCCCGGTTGCTCCAGGAGTGGCTGGCCGCCCGCGGGATCGAGTCGGAACTGGTCGGACCGGACCCTGAACGGCTCAACCTGATCGCCCGGATCGAAGGGAGGGGGGAGGGGCCTTCGGTCATGCTCATGGCCCACACCGACGTGGTGCCCGCTCCGACCGAAAGCTGGACCGTCCCCCCTTTCGAGGGTGTGGAGCGGGACGGCCGGGTGGTCGGCCGGGGGGCGGTCGACATGAAGAACGAGCTCGCCGCCAGAGCGGTCGCCTTTGCTGCGTTTGCTGCGGAGAACCCTTCCCCGCCGGGGGACGTGGTGCTGGCCGCCGAGTCCGACGAGGAGCGGAACACCGCCGATGTCGGCATGTCCTGGCTGGTTCGTGAACGACCCGACCTTGCCTGTGACTACGCGCTCAACGAGGGCGGGGGATATGTACTCGACCTGGCGGAAGGTGGCCGGGTGATCCCGATCTCGATCGGGGAGAAAAGGGTCACCGCACTCCGGCTCAGGGTGTTCGGTCGTTCGGCTCACGCCTCGGTGCCGGACCGGAAGGTGAACGCAATGCGCTCCGCTGCCACCGTGATCGAACGACTGCTCGATTACCAGCCACCGGTCGTTGTGTCAGACGCTGTGTCCCGCTTCCTGCGCGCGATCGGGGCGCCGGACGGTGAAGGCAACGCCGCGCTGGAGTGGGCGGCCGCCCGGCATCCGGTGCTGGCCGGCCTGGTCCCGGCGATGACCCGAATGAGCGTCACCCCAACCGGGCTGGCCACCTTCGAGCCCGCGAATGTGGTGCCTCCGGTGGTCGAGATCACCTGCGACTGCCGGGCGCTGCCGACCCAGGACGAAAGCGACGTGCGGGCACACGTCTCGGCTGCGCTCGGTCAGGGGATCGAGTACGAGCTCGAGTTCCTCGAACCGATGGAGGGCGGCTTCGAGTCTCCGATCGACACCCCGCTCTTCTCGATCTGTGAACGGTTCGTCCAGAAGAAGCTGCCCGGGGCGACCCTGATGCCGGTGATCACTCCCGGCTTCACCGACTCCCACTGGGTCCGCCAGGCCCACGGCACGGTCGCCTACGGTTTCGCCCCGGTCTTCGCCACCCCGGCAGCCGAGTACCTCGCCTCGATGCACGGCGCTGACGAAAGCCTGGCCGTCGACGACCTCGAGACGATGGCGGAGTTCCACCTGTTCGCCCTGCGGGGGCTCGCCGCAGCCGCCAGTGGCGAGTAG
- a CDS encoding ABC transporter ATP-binding protein, whose amino-acid sequence MSDLATDTSLMEIQDLEVTFRQRRKVVRAIDGVSLEWRPGEVLGIVGESGCGKSTLARAMLGLQETSGGQVLLEGRPVAGKSDLNGLRRRVQMIFQDPYQTLNPRQKIGQIVAEPLVVQGVEKRLHPERIRQAMQDVGLDPERFLDRYPHQLSGGQRQRVAIAAALVLEPDGLICDEPTSMLDVSVRSQILSVLLGLREERGLALIFITHDLSLAWSLCDRTLVMYLGRIVEEGSAVDVIEHPRHPYTEALVAAVPATGTKDGPRRLPKGDLPDPANLPSGCRFHPRCPKRFEPCDRVDPALVPAGSEGQQAACLLYGETEDHQPS is encoded by the coding sequence GTGAGCGACCTGGCCACCGACACCAGCCTGATGGAGATCCAGGATCTCGAGGTGACTTTTCGGCAACGCCGCAAGGTGGTCCGGGCGATCGACGGGGTCTCGCTCGAGTGGCGACCCGGGGAGGTGTTGGGGATCGTTGGCGAGTCCGGCTGCGGCAAGTCCACCCTGGCCCGGGCGATGCTCGGCCTTCAGGAGACATCCGGCGGACAGGTGTTGCTCGAGGGCCGGCCGGTCGCCGGGAAGTCCGACCTGAACGGGCTCCGGCGCCGGGTCCAGATGATCTTCCAGGATCCGTACCAGACCCTGAATCCGCGTCAGAAGATCGGTCAGATCGTGGCCGAACCGCTGGTGGTCCAGGGGGTGGAGAAGCGGCTTCACCCGGAACGGATCCGGCAGGCGATGCAGGATGTGGGACTCGACCCGGAGCGATTCCTCGACCGGTATCCGCACCAGCTTTCCGGCGGTCAGCGCCAGCGGGTCGCGATCGCCGCCGCCCTGGTTCTGGAACCGGACGGCCTGATCTGTGACGAGCCGACCTCGATGCTGGACGTCTCGGTCCGCTCCCAGATCCTCTCGGTGCTGCTCGGGCTGAGGGAGGAACGAGGGCTCGCCCTGATCTTCATCACCCACGACCTCTCGCTCGCCTGGTCGCTCTGTGACCGGACCCTGGTGATGTACCTCGGCCGGATCGTGGAGGAGGGCAGCGCCGTGGACGTGATCGAGCATCCCCGGCATCCCTACACCGAGGCCCTGGTCGCGGCGGTACCGGCCACCGGAACCAAGGACGGCCCCCGCAGACTGCCGAAGGGCGACCTGCCCGACCCGGCCAACCTGCCCTCCGGCTGCCGTTTCCACCCCCGCTGCCCGAAACGGTTCGAACCCTGCGACCGGGTGGACCCGGCGCTCGTCCCGGCCGGAAGCGAGGGTCAGCAGGCGGCCTGCCTGCTTTACGGAGAGACTGAGGATCATCAGCCTTCGTAG
- a CDS encoding phosphatidylserine/phosphatidylglycerophosphate/cardiolipin synthase family protein — MADAIKAFTLSDVGPKGGTAQAEMVAGKIVEFIGRAEHSLVLALYDIRLPDPAGSLIADAFREAAERGVEIRLAYNDVPEDPDAGNFLPTIHPPPETNPEILAGLPIAIAPISGIPDLMHHKYMVRDEAAVWTGSANWSIYSWTRQENVLASVESAELAREYLENFEELWKTRSVERSGGGDPNPIPVGEATVRAWFTPGHGEALAQRIASRLGTARRRIRIASPVLTSGPILGTLAELAGRPGIDIAGVIDEPQTDRVFEQWATTGSKWKIPLLTRVIEGLEFSGKRSVPWGTGATRDFMHAKVTVIDDTVFMGSFNLSRSGEKNAENMIEVEDPALAETMAGFIDAARTRYPRSSVPHHRERSGGKPD, encoded by the coding sequence GTGGCTGACGCAATCAAGGCATTCACCCTGAGCGACGTCGGGCCGAAGGGCGGGACTGCCCAGGCCGAGATGGTCGCCGGGAAGATCGTCGAGTTCATCGGTCGGGCCGAGCATTCACTGGTACTGGCCCTGTACGACATCCGGCTGCCCGATCCGGCCGGTTCGCTGATCGCAGACGCATTCCGGGAGGCAGCCGAACGCGGGGTGGAGATCCGCCTCGCCTACAACGACGTCCCGGAGGATCCCGACGCCGGCAACTTCCTGCCAACCATCCATCCGCCACCGGAAACCAACCCGGAGATCCTCGCCGGACTGCCGATCGCCATCGCCCCGATCAGTGGCATCCCTGACCTGATGCATCACAAATACATGGTCCGGGACGAGGCGGCGGTCTGGACCGGATCCGCCAACTGGTCGATCTACTCCTGGACCAGGCAGGAGAACGTGCTGGCGAGCGTGGAGTCCGCCGAACTTGCGCGGGAGTACCTGGAGAACTTCGAGGAGCTCTGGAAGACCCGGAGCGTGGAGCGTTCCGGAGGTGGCGACCCCAACCCGATCCCGGTCGGTGAGGCAACGGTCCGGGCCTGGTTCACACCCGGCCACGGCGAGGCGCTGGCCCAGCGAATCGCCTCCCGGCTCGGCACCGCTCGCCGCCGGATCCGGATCGCCTCCCCGGTCCTCACCTCCGGCCCGATCCTCGGCACCCTGGCCGAACTGGCCGGCCGCCCCGGGATCGATATCGCCGGGGTGATCGACGAGCCACAGACCGATCGGGTGTTCGAACAGTGGGCCACCACCGGCTCAAAATGGAAGATTCCGCTGCTGACGCGGGTGATCGAGGGGCTGGAGTTCAGCGGCAAGCGCTCCGTCCCCTGGGGAACCGGTGCCACCCGTGACTTCATGCACGCCAAGGTCACGGTGATCGACGACACCGTGTTCATGGGTTCCTTCAACCTGTCCCGCTCCGGTGAGAAAAACGCCGAAAACATGATCGAGGTCGAGGATCCGGCCTTGGCCGAGACCATGGCCGGGTTCATCGA